From a single Nicotiana tabacum cultivar K326 chromosome 8, ASM71507v2, whole genome shotgun sequence genomic region:
- the LOC107818768 gene encoding phosphoglycerate kinase, cytosolic-like isoform X1, whose product MAVKKSVGSLKEADLKGKRVFVRVDLNVPLDDNFNITDDTRIRAAVPTIKYLMQHGSHVILASHLGRPKGVTPKYSLKPLVPRLSELLGLEVKMADDCIGPEVEKLVAEIPEGGVLLLENVRFYKEEEKNEPEFAKKLASLADLYVNDAFGTAHRAHASTEGVAKYLKPAVAGFLMQKELDYLVGAVSNPQKPFAAIVGGSKVSSKIGVIESLLEKVNVLLLGGGMIFTFYKAQGYSVGSSLVEEDKLDLATSLIEKAKAKGVSLLLPADVVIADKFSADANSKIVPASEIPDGWMGLDIGPDAIKSFGEALDTTKTIIWNGPMGVFEFENFAAGTEAIAKKLAELSGKGVTTIIGGGDSVAAVEKVGLADKMSHISTGGGASLELLEGKQLPGVLALDDA is encoded by the exons ATGGCAGTGAAGAAGAGTGTGGGATCACTGAAAGAAGCAGATCTGAAAGGGAAGAGAGTATTCGTGAGAGTTGATTTGAATGTTCCATTGGATGACAACTTCAATATTACTGATGACACCAGAATCCGAGCTGCTGTTCCTACCATTAAGTATTTGATGCAACATGGATCTCATGTTATTCTTGCCTCTCATCTT GGTCGTCCAAAAGGTGTCACTCCAAAATACAGCTTGAAGCCACTTGTACCAAGACTGTCAGAGCTATTGGGACTTGAG GTCAAGATGGCAGATGATTGCATTGGTCCAGAAGTTGAGAAGTTGGTTGCCGAAATACCAGAAGGAGGAGTTCTGCTACTGGAAAATGTGAGATTCTATAAAGAAGAGGAGAAGAATGAACCCGAGTTTGCAAAGAAGCTGGCGTCTCTTGCAGATTTGTATGTCAATGATGCCTTTGGGACTGCACACAGAGCACATGCTTCCACAGAAGGGGTTGCTAAGTACTTGAAACCGGCAGTTGCTGGATTCCTTATGCAAAAG GAACTCGACTATCTTGTCGGAGCTGTATCAAACCCACAGAAGCCATTTGCTGCCATTGTTGGTGGTTCAAAGGTTTCAAGTAAGATTGGCGTGATAGAGTCACTTTTGGAGAAGGTTAACGTGTTATTGCTTGGTGGAGGTATGATCTTTACTTTCTACAAGGCCCAAGGATACTCTGTTGGATCCTCACTTGTGGAGGAGGACAAGCTTGATCTAGCAACATCACTTATTGAAAAGGCAAAGGCAAAAGGTGTATCTTTATTGCTTCCTGCTGATGTAGTGATAGCAGACAAGTTTTCTGCTGATGCCAACAGCAAG ATTGTTCCAGCATCTGAAATTCCTGATGGCTGGATGGGGTTAGATATTGGACCTGATGCTATCAAGTCTTTTGGCGAAGCTTTGGATACCACCAAAACTATCATATGGAATGGACCTATGGGAGTATTTGAGTTTGAAAATTTTGCTGCTGGAACAGAG GCTATTGCGAAAAAACTGGCAGAGCTTAGTGGAAAAGGAGTAACAACAATCATAGGGGGTGGTGATTCTGTTGCCGCCGTTGAAAAGGTGGGACTTGCAGACAAGATGAGTCACATTTCAACTGGAGGGGGTGCCAGCTTGGAGCTTTTGGAGGGGAAGCAGCTTCCTGGGGTCCTTGCCCTCGATGATGCTTAA
- the LOC107818768 gene encoding phosphoglycerate kinase, cytosolic-like isoform X2 produces the protein MEGRPKGVTPKYSLKPLVPRLSELLGLEVKMADDCIGPEVEKLVAEIPEGGVLLLENVRFYKEEEKNEPEFAKKLASLADLYVNDAFGTAHRAHASTEGVAKYLKPAVAGFLMQKELDYLVGAVSNPQKPFAAIVGGSKVSSKIGVIESLLEKVNVLLLGGGMIFTFYKAQGYSVGSSLVEEDKLDLATSLIEKAKAKGVSLLLPADVVIADKFSADANSKIVPASEIPDGWMGLDIGPDAIKSFGEALDTTKTIIWNGPMGVFEFENFAAGTEAIAKKLAELSGKGVTTIIGGGDSVAAVEKVGLADKMSHISTGGGASLELLEGKQLPGVLALDDA, from the exons ATGGAG GGTCGTCCAAAAGGTGTCACTCCAAAATACAGCTTGAAGCCACTTGTACCAAGACTGTCAGAGCTATTGGGACTTGAG GTCAAGATGGCAGATGATTGCATTGGTCCAGAAGTTGAGAAGTTGGTTGCCGAAATACCAGAAGGAGGAGTTCTGCTACTGGAAAATGTGAGATTCTATAAAGAAGAGGAGAAGAATGAACCCGAGTTTGCAAAGAAGCTGGCGTCTCTTGCAGATTTGTATGTCAATGATGCCTTTGGGACTGCACACAGAGCACATGCTTCCACAGAAGGGGTTGCTAAGTACTTGAAACCGGCAGTTGCTGGATTCCTTATGCAAAAG GAACTCGACTATCTTGTCGGAGCTGTATCAAACCCACAGAAGCCATTTGCTGCCATTGTTGGTGGTTCAAAGGTTTCAAGTAAGATTGGCGTGATAGAGTCACTTTTGGAGAAGGTTAACGTGTTATTGCTTGGTGGAGGTATGATCTTTACTTTCTACAAGGCCCAAGGATACTCTGTTGGATCCTCACTTGTGGAGGAGGACAAGCTTGATCTAGCAACATCACTTATTGAAAAGGCAAAGGCAAAAGGTGTATCTTTATTGCTTCCTGCTGATGTAGTGATAGCAGACAAGTTTTCTGCTGATGCCAACAGCAAG ATTGTTCCAGCATCTGAAATTCCTGATGGCTGGATGGGGTTAGATATTGGACCTGATGCTATCAAGTCTTTTGGCGAAGCTTTGGATACCACCAAAACTATCATATGGAATGGACCTATGGGAGTATTTGAGTTTGAAAATTTTGCTGCTGGAACAGAG GCTATTGCGAAAAAACTGGCAGAGCTTAGTGGAAAAGGAGTAACAACAATCATAGGGGGTGGTGATTCTGTTGCCGCCGTTGAAAAGGTGGGACTTGCAGACAAGATGAGTCACATTTCAACTGGAGGGGGTGCCAGCTTGGAGCTTTTGGAGGGGAAGCAGCTTCCTGGGGTCCTTGCCCTCGATGATGCTTAA